The following proteins come from a genomic window of Nostoc sp. TCL26-01:
- a CDS encoding DUF433 domain-containing protein, whose amino-acid sequence MTNWQEHISISPQTCHGKPHITGTQVMVSVILDNIAEGLTFEEIVKDYPSLTLQDVQAAIAYAGQLTRKQELQISNQAEVESTFMTLAQQWREENRGVSSTNQMCMHPAYQQIIGMGETVIPLLLRELEKKSGRWFWALKSIARVDPVPSQYRGNTKEMTKAWLEWGRQRGYQW is encoded by the coding sequence ATGACTAACTGGCAAGAACACATTAGTATCAGTCCTCAAACCTGTCATGGTAAACCGCACATTACAGGTACACAAGTGATGGTTTCAGTCATCCTTGATAACATCGCTGAAGGATTGACATTTGAGGAAATAGTCAAAGATTACCCATCACTAACATTACAAGATGTTCAAGCTGCTATTGCGTATGCAGGACAACTTACTAGAAAACAGGAACTGCAAATTTCTAATCAAGCTGAAGTAGAATCAACTTTTATGACACTAGCCCAGCAATGGCGTGAAGAAAATCGTGGTGTATCATCAACTAATCAAATGTGTATGCACCCTGCATATCAACAGATTATAGGAATGGGTGAAACTGTCATACCTTTGCTACTCAGAGAACTGGAAAAGAAATCAGGACGTTGGTTTTGGGCATTAAAATCTATTGCAAGAGTTGATCCTGTACCTTCGCAGTATAGAGGAAATACAAAAGAAATGACTAAAGCTTGGCTAGAATGGGGTAGACAAAGAGGTTATCAATGGTAG
- a CDS encoding cation:proton antiporter, whose protein sequence is MSISWQNVTNSLLASVLSTPLKDPVPVFLMILGIMLVAPLLFEKIRLPGIVGLILAGVLVGPNGLGLLARDNTIVLLGTVGLLFLMFMAGLETSLDDLKYNADKAVIFGLATFAIPMGLGTVAMMAIGYEILPAILVASCFASHTLLALPIVSKLGIMRSQVLTTTLGGTLITNVLALLVLAVVVRAHQGNLTLSFWLFLIPALILYTFLTLWGVPRIGRWFFQRFGHDEGAEFTFVLATLFIVSYGAELVQIEPIIGAFLAGVAITQLIPQLSPLMNRIQFIGNTLFVPFFLISVGMLVNPLILVQEPRSLLVSAVMVTVAIVAKYLPAWGAGKLFAMNFDSIMVMFGLSVAQAASTLAAITVAYNIKLVDQLTVNGTIAMILVTCVASPWVTAKWGKNLKPEAESIQKHQAGSLGDRVLVPVSNPNTEDNLLKLAILLTKSASGTLLPLHILLEDNAPIPPEAKAQQSQLLSTAEMIAHAAVANVTPIGRIDESIDRGIARVAEEKQASVIICGWKGYSTYQENLFGSVIDKIVHRSSVPVLVSRFPLPIEHTNRVFLAFTTSQATADTFEQSIQLAKSLATELKASLQLLQVVSVRGETKELSNTELVTDIPLQTVRGNFVRQVSRLLKTNDLLLLNGSVEHKTQLFSLFGKAPEAIARNHPKVAMIIAYFPN, encoded by the coding sequence ATGAGCATTTCTTGGCAAAATGTAACTAATTCTCTACTTGCTTCCGTATTATCCACACCTCTTAAAGACCCAGTACCCGTATTCTTGATGATTTTGGGGATTATGTTAGTTGCCCCTCTACTCTTCGAGAAGATACGTTTACCGGGAATTGTGGGATTGATTTTAGCCGGGGTATTAGTCGGGCCTAATGGATTGGGATTATTGGCGCGAGATAATACAATTGTGCTTTTAGGCACTGTGGGATTGCTGTTTTTGATGTTTATGGCAGGGTTGGAAACTAGCCTGGATGACTTAAAATATAATGCTGATAAGGCAGTAATTTTTGGGTTAGCGACTTTTGCTATACCGATGGGATTGGGGACTGTGGCGATGATGGCGATTGGTTATGAGATATTACCTGCTATTCTCGTGGCTTCTTGTTTTGCTTCCCACACTCTCCTAGCATTACCTATTGTCAGCAAATTGGGAATCATGCGTTCTCAAGTCTTGACTACCACTCTGGGCGGTACGCTAATCACCAATGTTTTAGCACTTCTCGTCTTAGCTGTGGTGGTGAGGGCGCATCAAGGTAATTTAACCTTAAGTTTTTGGTTATTTCTGATTCCTGCATTGATTCTCTACACCTTTCTCACTTTATGGGGTGTACCCAGAATCGGACGCTGGTTTTTCCAAAGATTTGGACACGATGAAGGGGCAGAATTTACATTTGTGCTGGCTACTCTGTTTATCGTTTCCTATGGGGCAGAATTAGTGCAAATTGAGCCGATTATTGGCGCTTTTTTGGCGGGAGTGGCAATTACCCAACTCATCCCCCAACTTAGTCCCTTGATGAACCGAATTCAATTTATTGGTAATACTCTGTTTGTGCCATTCTTCCTAATTTCTGTGGGGATGCTGGTTAATCCCTTGATTTTAGTACAGGAACCGCGATCGCTCTTAGTATCAGCTGTCATGGTAACTGTGGCAATTGTGGCTAAATACCTGCCGGCTTGGGGTGCAGGTAAATTATTTGCCATGAATTTTGACAGCATTATGGTGATGTTTGGGCTATCAGTAGCCCAGGCGGCATCAACTTTAGCAGCCATTACCGTAGCTTACAATATTAAGCTAGTGGATCAATTGACGGTCAATGGGACGATCGCTATGATTCTAGTTACCTGCGTTGCTTCGCCTTGGGTAACAGCAAAATGGGGAAAAAATCTCAAACCAGAAGCCGAGAGTATCCAAAAACATCAAGCCGGAAGTTTAGGCGATCGCGTTTTAGTCCCGGTATCTAACCCTAACACAGAAGATAATCTCTTAAAATTAGCAATTCTTCTCACTAAATCTGCCTCTGGCACTCTCCTACCACTACATATCTTACTAGAGGACAATGCCCCCATTCCCCCAGAAGCCAAAGCCCAGCAAAGCCAACTCCTCTCTACGGCAGAAATGATTGCTCATGCAGCTGTTGCTAATGTTACCCCTATCGGGCGCATTGATGAATCGATTGACAGAGGTATTGCCCGTGTAGCAGAAGAAAAACAAGCTAGTGTCATAATTTGTGGTTGGAAAGGTTACTCTACTTATCAGGAAAACTTATTTGGTAGTGTTATTGATAAAATTGTCCACCGCAGTTCTGTACCTGTGTTAGTCTCTCGATTTCCCTTACCCATTGAACATACAAACCGAGTATTTTTAGCTTTCACCACCTCGCAAGCTACAGCCGATACATTTGAGCAAAGCATCCAATTAGCTAAAAGTTTAGCAACAGAACTGAAAGCATCTCTACAACTTTTACAGGTGGTATCAGTCCGAGGAGAAACTAAAGAATTAAGCAACACAGAATTAGTAACAGACATCCCCCTGCAAACAGTCCGGGGTAACTTTGTCCGTCAAGTCTCCCGCTTACTCAAAACCAACGATTTATTACTGCTAAATGGTTCCGTAGAACACAAAACTCAGCTATTTTCCCTATTTGGCAAAGCCCCAGAAGCGATCGCCCGTAATCACCCCAAAGTTGCTATGATTATTGCGTATTTTCCTAATTAG
- a CDS encoding Imm1 family immunity protein, whose product MFVSKIYTDKWTGNKNEETIIENPNWQQIKTAICELDGKSKTLVSLEADEQSYMMIGGGNDGQYIVTVTLDNENFYCLLHPIDYELSKSDTSVKKINLSIFYQALITAKSNNTNSANEQRLVVGGQAGNYSEKICVNLPQYLIAAITFAESGELEPLFTWEEDESLVVV is encoded by the coding sequence ATGTTTGTGTCCAAGATATATACAGATAAATGGACAGGAAACAAAAATGAAGAAACTATCATTGAAAATCCCAATTGGCAACAAATCAAAACGGCTATTTGTGAGTTAGATGGTAAAAGTAAAACTTTAGTTAGTTTAGAAGCTGATGAGCAAAGCTATATGATGATTGGTGGAGGTAATGATGGTCAATATATTGTGACTGTAACTTTAGATAATGAGAATTTTTATTGTCTTTTGCATCCGATTGATTATGAATTATCCAAATCAGATACTTCTGTTAAAAAAATTAATTTATCTATTTTTTATCAAGCATTAATAACAGCAAAAAGCAATAACACTAATTCTGCTAATGAGCAAAGATTAGTTGTAGGTGGACAAGCGGGAAATTATTCTGAAAAAATTTGTGTTAATTTACCTCAATACTTAATAGCTGCAATCACATTTGCTGAATCAGGTGAACTTGAACCATTGTTTACTTGGGAAGAAGATGAATCTTTAGTTGTAGTATAA
- a CDS encoding DUF4351 domain-containing protein, whose amino-acid sequence MTRFIHDQFSKDYLEELLKTSGQVQAPSRVAAEVREIDVLFTPIPTQTHNLEILGLLGKMATTPAIFEPFRNPASIDEISDCISKLIEVKSAMRREAKRLQIKIPEAEIPQLWILTPTASKNIISGYGGQLKSDWGDGVYFLPKHFRTAIVVIHQLPSTPATLWLRILGRGRVQRQAIDELAALPASHPFVRVTLELLYSLQQNLRINQNIETEDRELVMRLAPLYQQDREKARQEGLEQGLQQGLQQGEQQLILRLLNRRLGNIDVSLIEQIQKLSIAQLEALGEALLDFATITDLESWLSHHAEITKQ is encoded by the coding sequence ATGACAAGATTCATCCATGATCAATTCTCCAAAGACTACTTAGAAGAACTACTAAAAACATCTGGACAAGTCCAAGCACCAAGTCGAGTAGCAGCAGAAGTGCGAGAAATAGACGTATTATTCACCCCAATTCCTACACAAACACATAACTTAGAAATATTAGGCTTATTGGGAAAAATGGCGACAACACCAGCCATATTTGAACCATTTCGCAACCCCGCATCCATAGACGAAATTAGCGATTGTATCTCCAAATTAATAGAAGTAAAAAGCGCAATGCGGCGAGAAGCCAAGCGCCTTCAAATTAAAATACCAGAAGCAGAAATACCCCAACTATGGATACTCACACCCACTGCCTCAAAAAATATAATTTCTGGGTATGGTGGGCAACTAAAATCAGATTGGGGAGATGGAGTATACTTTTTACCCAAGCATTTTCGCACAGCTATAGTTGTCATCCACCAGTTACCATCCACTCCTGCAACACTATGGCTGAGAATACTAGGGCGTGGTAGAGTACAGCGACAAGCGATCGATGAATTAGCCGCACTACCAGCCAGTCACCCATTTGTCCGGGTAACGCTAGAATTACTTTATAGCCTGCAACAAAATTTAAGAATCAATCAAAATATCGAAACAGAGGATCGGGAGTTAGTAATGAGATTAGCACCACTGTATCAACAAGACAGAGAAAAAGCTAGACAGGAAGGTTTAGAGCAAGGTTTACAGCAAGGTTTACAACAAGGAGAACAGCAGCTAATTCTGCGGTTGTTAAATCGAAGATTGGGAAACATAGATGTATCTCTCATCGAACAAATTCAAAAATTATCAATAGCACAATTAGAAGCCCTGGGGGAAGCATTGTTGGATTTTGCTACAATCACGGATTTAGAATCTTGGTTAAGTCACCACGCAGAAATAACAAAACAGTAA
- a CDS encoding prolyl oligopeptidase family protein: MPESSQVIVYPPSRRSNQVDDYHGTLVADPYRWLEDPDSDETKAWVESQNQVTFAYLSEIPARQKIQQRLTKLWDYEKYSIPFKEGENYFYFKNDGLQNQSVLYTLKSLDAQPRVLLDPNQLSADGTVALSGFTISDNGKHLAYGLSTAGSDWQEWKVRDVETGEDLSDHLQWIKFSGASWTNDHQGFFYSRYDEPNEKTKLEDVNYYQKLYYHRLGTSQSEDILVYDRSDEKEWGFSGGVTEDGSYLIISVWLGTDSRNLVFYKDLTNPDAEVVELIPQFEADYSFIDHDDHVFYFRTDLNAPRGRVIAIDTKNPAQEAWQEIIPQSDATLESVNILNNQFIADYLADAHTQIKIFDLQGTFIRDVELPGLGSAGGFGGKRDDTETFYSFTSFTTPGTIYRYNIVSGESQLFREPKVDFAPDDYETTQVFYQSKDGTQVPMFITHKKGIKLDGNNPTYLYAYGGFNISLSPSFSVSVIAWLEMGGIYALANLRGGGEYGEEWHQAGMKEKKQNVFDDFIAAAEWLIANNYTKSAKLAIAGGSNGGLLVGACMIQRPDLFGAALPAVGVMDMLRFHKFTIGWAWTAEYGSPDNPEEFPALYAYSPLHNLSENTAYPATLITTADHDDRVVPAHSFKFAAALQAAHEGDVPVLIRIETKAGHGRGKPTAKIIEEAADKWAFLVRTLEVVLAK; the protein is encoded by the coding sequence ATGCCTGAATCTTCACAAGTAATAGTCTACCCACCCAGCCGCCGCAGTAATCAAGTGGATGATTACCACGGTACTTTAGTTGCAGATCCCTATCGTTGGTTAGAAGATCCAGATAGTGATGAAACTAAAGCTTGGGTTGAGTCACAAAATCAGGTTACTTTTGCCTATTTGAGCGAAATTCCTGCTAGGCAAAAAATTCAACAGCGTCTCACTAAACTTTGGGACTACGAAAAATATAGTATTCCGTTTAAAGAGGGGGAAAATTATTTTTATTTTAAAAATGATGGACTACAAAATCAAAGTGTGCTTTATACTTTGAAGTCTCTTGACGCTCAACCAAGAGTTTTACTAGATCCCAATCAACTATCAGCAGATGGGACAGTTGCGCTGTCAGGTTTTACGATTAGTGATAATGGTAAACATTTGGCTTATGGTTTATCTACTGCTGGTTCTGATTGGCAAGAATGGAAAGTCAGGGATGTAGAAACTGGAGAAGATTTGTCAGATCATCTCCAATGGATTAAATTTTCTGGTGCATCTTGGACAAATGATCATCAAGGTTTTTTCTACAGCCGCTATGATGAACCCAACGAGAAAACTAAATTAGAAGATGTCAATTATTATCAAAAACTCTATTATCACCGATTGGGTACATCACAATCTGAAGATATTTTAGTGTACGATCGCTCTGATGAAAAGGAATGGGGTTTTAGTGGTGGTGTTACAGAAGATGGTAGTTATTTGATAATTTCTGTTTGGTTGGGGACAGACTCTAGAAATTTGGTTTTCTACAAAGATTTGACTAACCCTGATGCCGAAGTTGTCGAATTAATTCCACAATTTGAGGCAGATTATAGCTTTATTGATCATGATGATCATGTCTTCTATTTTCGCACTGATTTAAATGCCCCACGGGGGAGAGTCATTGCTATTGATACAAAAAATCCGGCACAAGAGGCATGGCAAGAAATCATTCCCCAATCTGATGCCACATTAGAAAGTGTTAACATTCTCAATAATCAATTTATTGCTGATTATTTAGCAGATGCTCATACCCAAATCAAGATTTTTGACCTCCAAGGTACATTCATTCGTGATGTAGAATTACCTGGACTGGGTTCAGCAGGCGGCTTTGGGGGCAAACGTGATGATACAGAAACATTTTATAGTTTTACTAGCTTTACCACTCCAGGAACTATTTATCGTTACAACATAGTTTCAGGCGAAAGTCAACTCTTTCGAGAACCAAAAGTAGATTTTGCACCTGATGATTACGAAACTACTCAGGTATTTTATCAAAGTAAAGATGGTACACAAGTGCCGATGTTTATTACTCACAAAAAAGGCATAAAGTTAGATGGCAATAACCCCACTTATCTTTATGCTTACGGTGGGTTTAATATCTCCCTATCACCGAGTTTTTCTGTAAGTGTCATAGCGTGGTTAGAGATGGGAGGAATTTATGCTTTAGCTAATCTGCGGGGTGGTGGAGAATATGGTGAAGAATGGCATCAAGCTGGAATGAAGGAGAAAAAGCAAAATGTTTTTGACGACTTTATTGCTGCGGCTGAGTGGTTAATTGCTAATAATTATACAAAATCTGCCAAACTAGCGATCGCAGGTGGTAGTAATGGTGGTTTACTAGTCGGTGCTTGCATGATTCAGCGTCCTGATTTATTCGGTGCAGCTTTACCCGCCGTTGGTGTCATGGATATGTTGCGGTTCCACAAGTTTACTATCGGCTGGGCATGGACTGCTGAATATGGTTCACCAGATAACCCAGAAGAATTTCCTGCACTTTACGCTTACTCGCCACTGCATAACCTCAGTGAAAATACAGCCTATCCTGCTACTTTAATTACTACTGCCGATCACGACGATCGCGTTGTTCCTGCCCACAGTTTCAAATTTGCTGCCGCTTTACAAGCAGCACACGAAGGTGATGTACCAGTATTAATTAGAATTGAGACGAAAGCCGGTCATGGTAGAGGTAAACCCACAGCTAAAATTATCGAAGAAGCAGCAGATAAGTGGGCGTTTTTAGTCAGGACTTTAGAGGTAGTCTTGGCTAAGTAA
- the mtnA gene encoding S-methyl-5-thioribose-1-phosphate isomerase, with translation MIYPVIWQNNSVLLIDQTRLPNEYVVVEIHRSQDMAQAITTMIVRGAPAIGVAAAYGMYLGAREIETSDRHEFLQQLEKVAQLLRATRPTAVNLFWAISRMLKIANETLGTVEEIQAILLQTAQAINKEDLQTCQAIGDHGLAALPQSPEKLTLLTHCNAGALATAGYGTALGVVRSAWRDGRLTRLFADETRPRLQGAKLTTWECVQEGIPVTLITDNMAAHCMQQGLIDAIVVGADRIAANGDTANKIGTYSLAIVAQAHNVPFFVAAPVSTIDFELANGSQIPIEERHPMEIYQVGETILTPPQVEFYNPAFDVTPAELIKAIITENGVFAPHELIQGRHES, from the coding sequence ATGATTTACCCCGTTATTTGGCAGAATAACTCAGTTTTATTAATTGACCAAACCCGGCTACCGAATGAGTATGTGGTGGTGGAAATTCACCGTAGTCAAGATATGGCGCAGGCGATTACAACTATGATTGTGCGGGGTGCGCCGGCTATTGGTGTGGCTGCGGCTTATGGGATGTATTTGGGTGCAAGGGAAATTGAAACAAGCGATCGCCATGAGTTTTTGCAACAATTAGAAAAGGTGGCTCAATTATTGCGTGCTACTCGTCCCACGGCTGTAAATTTATTTTGGGCGATTAGTCGGATGCTGAAAATAGCCAACGAAACTTTAGGAACCGTTGAGGAAATCCAAGCGATTCTGTTACAAACAGCCCAAGCTATCAATAAAGAAGATTTGCAAACTTGTCAGGCGATCGGTGATCATGGTTTAGCAGCATTACCCCAGTCTCCCGAAAAGCTGACACTGCTAACTCACTGCAATGCAGGCGCTTTGGCTACGGCTGGTTACGGTACAGCCTTGGGGGTGGTGCGTTCGGCTTGGCGAGATGGACGTTTAACTCGGTTGTTTGCTGATGAAACCCGTCCTCGCTTGCAAGGTGCAAAACTCACTACATGGGAATGTGTGCAAGAAGGGATTCCCGTAACTTTAATCACTGATAATATGGCAGCCCACTGTATGCAGCAAGGGTTAATTGATGCGATCGTTGTTGGTGCAGATCGAATTGCGGCGAATGGTGATACTGCTAATAAAATCGGTACATATAGTTTAGCAATAGTGGCTCAAGCCCATAACGTTCCTTTCTTTGTAGCTGCACCTGTTTCTACCATTGATTTTGAATTAGCAAATGGGAGTCAAATCCCAATTGAAGAACGTCATCCAATGGAGATTTATCAAGTCGGTGAAACTATTCTGACACCTCCACAGGTGGAATTTTACAACCCAGCCTTTGATGTGACACCAGCCGAGTTAATTAAAGCCATTATTACAGAAAATGGTGTATTTGCACCCCATGAGTTAATACAGGGGCGACACGAAAGCTAA
- a CDS encoding S-layer family protein, whose translation MAPTILTVNTTADQNDGSTANGLSLRDAILIANANPNTDYEIQLTGGTTYNLTSNGINEDAALTGDLDIKSRTNVLYIVSVGGKATIDASGLLNSDRVFQVLAGGALSLQNVVVSGGKISSYSTAGGAGIRVDSNGALDLYNTTISGNSAESSAWGGGIYNDGTVYLRNSSVNNNKASNGGGILNSGNLIATNSTISSNTSGSGGGIYNFDALTVINTTISNNSASGAGGGIQGNGSSGSIALVNTTISGNSAGNGGGGIDSTGGNVINVLNTTITNNTAGILGGGGIRGSANLKNTIVAGNFGNYNNQGTGKDIQGTVNGNNYNLIGSLAGASGTVGTGTDIVNPNPGLSPLQNNGGLTLTHALLPGSPAINAGNSSLIPADIQDLDGDGDTTEPTPYDQRGLTRVVGGTVDIGAFEVQSAALPTLSINNITVTEGNTGTTNATFTVTLSAASTSAVTVNYATANGTATAGSDYTATTGTLTFNPGDTSKTLTVAVTGDTTVEANETFFVNLSNATNATISDNQGIGTITNDDTATIPTLSINDITVVEGQTTQAVLTVTLSRTSSQAVTVNYATGSGTATANTDYTSRSGTLTFAANTTTATITVPILNDSLNEANESFNVGLFSPSNATLQKATGIVTITDTIQASTTTTLPNNVENLTLTGTSNINGTGNSGNNVLRGNSGNNILAGGNGDDTYAFNPTTLSGSDRIQEVTTGGNDTLSFSGTSSGVRVNLGIITTQTVNSNLKLTLSANNVIENVVGGTSSDRLIGNTLNNTLDGGSGNDVLTGRSGADTLIGGAGNDTLSGGADSDRFLYSSGRAFTSSDFGVDLLTDFLSGSDKLVLSKQTFTALGSVVGNGLSLATDFTTVEDDDLAATSTAFLVYSSSSGSLYYNQNGSAAGLGTGAEFANFLNLPDLTAADLAIVV comes from the coding sequence ATGGCTCCTACTATTTTGACAGTCAATACCACAGCCGATCAAAATGATGGTAGTACTGCTAATGGATTATCTTTGCGAGATGCAATTTTAATCGCCAATGCGAATCCTAATACTGATTATGAAATCCAGTTAACTGGAGGAACAACTTATAATCTCACATCAAACGGGATTAATGAAGATGCAGCCCTGACAGGAGATTTAGATATTAAAAGTCGCACTAATGTGCTTTATATTGTGTCAGTGGGTGGGAAAGCAACTATTGATGCGTCAGGTTTATTAAATAGCGATCGCGTCTTTCAGGTACTAGCTGGAGGAGCATTAAGCTTACAGAATGTAGTGGTTTCGGGTGGCAAGATATCTAGTTATAGTACTGCTGGAGGTGCAGGCATTCGGGTTGATTCTAATGGCGCTCTCGATTTGTACAACACTACGATCAGTGGCAATAGTGCAGAGAGTAGCGCTTGGGGTGGTGGCATTTATAACGATGGTACAGTCTACCTACGAAATAGTTCTGTCAATAACAATAAAGCTAGCAACGGTGGCGGTATCCTTAACTCTGGCAATCTGATTGCGACTAACTCCACCATCAGTAGTAACACATCAGGTAGTGGAGGTGGCATCTACAACTTTGATGCCTTGACGGTGATCAACACTACAATTAGTAACAATAGTGCAAGTGGCGCTGGTGGCGGTATTCAAGGTAACGGTAGCTCTGGCTCTATTGCTTTAGTTAACACAACAATTAGTGGAAACAGTGCAGGAAACGGTGGTGGTGGTATAGATTCTACTGGGGGCAACGTTATAAATGTACTTAACACTACAATTACCAATAATACGGCGGGCATTCTAGGAGGAGGTGGAATTAGAGGCAGTGCCAATTTAAAGAACACAATTGTTGCTGGCAATTTTGGTAATTATAATAACCAGGGGACAGGCAAAGATATTCAAGGCACAGTTAACGGCAATAATTACAACTTAATTGGCTCTCTGGCTGGAGCCAGTGGTACTGTAGGCACAGGTACAGATATCGTTAACCCCAACCCCGGACTCAGCCCTTTACAAAACAATGGTGGACTCACCCTTACTCATGCGCTTCTTCCTGGTAGTCCGGCGATTAATGCTGGTAATAGCAGCTTAATTCCTGCTGATATACAAGACCTTGATGGTGATGGTGATACAACAGAACCCACTCCCTACGACCAACGTGGTTTAACGCGAGTTGTTGGCGGTACAGTCGATATCGGCGCATTTGAGGTACAATCAGCCGCCTTGCCAACTCTCAGCATTAACAATATCACCGTTACCGAAGGCAATACAGGGACAACGAACGCTACCTTTACTGTGACTCTTTCTGCCGCTAGTACCTCTGCTGTCACAGTTAACTATGCTACTGCTAACGGCACAGCCACAGCAGGTAGTGACTACACCGCCACCACAGGTACATTAACCTTCAATCCAGGGGATACCAGTAAAACCTTGACTGTTGCTGTGACAGGTGACACCACAGTGGAGGCGAACGAAACCTTCTTCGTCAACCTCAGCAATGCTACCAATGCCACCATTAGCGATAATCAGGGAATCGGAACCATAACTAATGATGACACGGCAACTATTCCTACTCTCTCGATCAATGACATCACCGTTGTGGAAGGGCAAACTACACAAGCTGTCTTAACTGTCACTCTCAGCCGTACATCTAGTCAAGCAGTCACGGTTAACTACGCTACAGGTTCTGGTACTGCTACTGCTAATACAGACTATACTAGCCGCAGTGGCACTCTAACTTTTGCTGCTAATACTACGACAGCGACAATTACCGTTCCTATTCTCAATGATAGTCTCAACGAAGCAAACGAAAGCTTCAATGTGGGACTGTTTAGTCCGAGCAATGCAACTTTGCAAAAAGCTACTGGGATTGTCACCATTACTGACACCATACAAGCCAGCACCACCACAACCTTACCTAATAATGTGGAAAATTTAACCCTCACGGGAACTAGCAATATTAATGGTACTGGTAATAGTGGTAATAATGTTCTCAGAGGTAATAGCGGCAATAATATTCTGGCTGGTGGTAATGGGGATGATACCTATGCGTTTAATCCGACTACTCTATCAGGAAGCGATCGCATTCAAGAAGTTACCACAGGTGGCAATGATACTCTCAGTTTTAGTGGCACAAGTTCTGGTGTAAGAGTAAATTTGGGCATCATCACCACTCAAACAGTCAACAGTAACTTGAAGTTGACTTTATCTGCCAACAATGTGATTGAAAATGTAGTGGGTGGTACTAGTAGCGATCGCCTGATTGGCAATACCCTCAACAATACCCTAGATGGAGGCAGTGGTAATGACGTACTCACAGGTAGAAGCGGCGCAGATACTTTAATTGGTGGGGCTGGCAATGATACTCTTAGTGGCGGGGCTGATAGCGATCGCTTTTTGTATAGTAGTGGACGAGCCTTCACTAGTAGTGATTTCGGTGTTGATCTCCTAACTGACTTTCTCTCTGGTAGTGATAAGTTGGTGTTGAGTAAACAGACTTTTACTGCTTTGGGTAGTGTTGTCGGTAATGGCTTGAGTCTAGCTACTGATTTCACAACTGTAGAAGATGATGATTTAGCAGCAACTAGTACAGCCTTCTTGGTTTACAGTAGCAGCAGCGGTAGTCTTTACTATAACCAAAACGGTAGTGCTGCTGGCTTGGGTACTGGTGCTGAGTTTGCTAACTTCCTCAATCTACCTGATTTGACTGCGGCTGATTTGGCGATAGTTGTTTAA